From the Malus domestica chromosome 17, GDT2T_hap1 genome, one window contains:
- the LOC139193616 gene encoding protein transport protein Sec61 subunit gamma-like, whose protein sequence is MVSLALSLNYYLSVDSVDVFASYCCILVALICILLLICSSRRPLPRLHVTYLLREFSKDSIRLVKRCHKPDRKEFSKVALRTAIGFVVMGFVGFFVKLIFIPINNIIVGSV, encoded by the exons ATGG tctccctagcattatccttgaattattacttaagtgttgatagTGTTGACGTGTTTGCTTCTTATTG CTGCATCCTGGTCGCCCTCATCTGCATCCTGCTCCTCATCTGTTCCTCTCGTCGTCCGCTCCCTCGTCTTCACGTAACATATCTGCTCCGAGAGTTCTCCAAGGACAGCATTCGCCTCGTCAAGCGCTGCCACAAGCCCGATCGCAAAG AATTCTCCAAGGTCGCGCTCCGGACAGCGATCGGGTTCGTCGTGATGGGTTTCGTCGGGTTCTTCGTCAAGCTGATCTTCATCCCCATCAACAATATCATCGTTGGATCTGTTTAG
- the LOC103404195 gene encoding cytochrome P450 94B3-like has product MGIFMSLFTQPTFFVFLAMILYVLHVIFSRFRRVYEFSCQGPASYPVIGCFISFYYNRSRLLDWYTDLLAESTTNTIVVHRLGARRTVVTANPDNVEYMLKTNFNNFPKGKPFTEILGDFLGYGIFNVDGELWRTQRKLASHEFSTKSLREYMVRTLEEEVEKGLLPLMESLATAAQVVDLQELLRRFAFNVICKVFLGGERCCLDPSLANPPLAGAFDTASEICARRGAAPVSIIWKMKRWLGVGSEQKLRVAIEEVHAYFKDIIERRKKELEEAERDSGAHEDLLTRLITAGHEEEVTRDMVISFIMAGRDTTSAAMTWLFWLLSRQPGVEEDVLKEIESAGEKMSDFESLELSLLKACLYESMRLYPPVAWDSKHAVVDDLLPDGTRVQAGDRVTYFPYGMGRMEALWGKDRLEFKPDRWFLEPDKERSAVKKVCPYKLPIFQAGPRVCLGKDMAFIQMKYVVASILRRFEIRPVGSGEPVFVPRLTAHMAGGLKVLIRKRGD; this is encoded by the coding sequence ATGGGAATATTCATGTCGCTCTTCACACAAcctacattctttgttttcttagcAATGATTCTCTATGTTTTGCACGTCATTTTTTCAAGATTCCGGCGAGTCTATGAGTTTTCGTGCCAAGGTCCGGCGAGCTATCCCGTCATCGGGTGCTTCATTTCCTTCTACTACAACCGCAGCCGCCTCTTGGATTGGTACACCGACCTCCTTGCAGAATCAACCACCAACACCATTGTCGTCCACCGCCTCGGCGCACGGCGGACAGTAGTCACGGCCAACCCGGATAATGTGGAGTACATGCTCAAGACCAACTTCAACAACTTTCCAAAAGGCAAACCATTCACTGAAATTCTTGGGGATTTTCTGGGATATGGTATATTCAATGTGGACGGCGAGCTTTGGCGCACCCAGCGCAAGTTAGCTAGTCATGAGTTCAGCACCAAGTCTCTGCGTGAATACATGGTGAGAACGTTGGAGGAAGAAGTGGAAAAGGGTCTACTGCCGCTGATGGAGTCGCTGGCGACGGCGGCCCAAGTGGTGGACTTGCAGGAGTTGCTAAGGAGATTTGCTTTCAATGTGATTTGTAAGGTGTTTTTGGGTGGTGAGCGGTGCTGCTTGGATCCCTCTCTGGCCAATCCGCCGCTCGCAGGGGCTTTTGACACGGCGTCGGAGATTTGCGCAAGGCGCGGAGCAGCTCCCGTGTCCATAATTTGGAAGATGAAGAGGTGGCTTGGAGTTGGTTCGGAGCAAAAACTAAGAGTTGCGATTGAAGAAGTTCATGCCTACTTTAAGGACATAAtcgagaggaggaagaaggagctTGAAGAAGCTGAGAGGGATAGCGGAGCTCACGAAGACCTTCTAACTCGGCTAATAACGGCGGGGCACGAGGAGGAGGTGACGAGGGACATGGTGATAAGCTTTATCATGGCGGGGCGGGACACTACTTCAGCGGCAATGACATGGCTCTTCTGGTTGCTTTCCCGCCAACCAGGTGTGGAGGAAGATGTGCTGAAAGAGATCGAATCCGCCGGAGAAAAGATGTCGGATTTCGAGTCTTTGGAGTTGAGCTTGTTGAAGGCATGCCTTTACGAGTCCATGAGGCTTTATCCACCGGTTGCTTGGGACTCGAAGCATGCCGTAGTTGATGACTTGTTGCCCGACGGGACCCGCGTCCAGGCCGGCGATAGAGTGACCTATTTTCCCTACGGGATGGGAAGAATGGAAGCGCTGTGGGGGAAGGACCGGTTGGAATTCAAGCCGGACCGGTGGTTTCTGGAACCGGACAAGGAGAGATCGGCTGTGAAAAAAGTATGTCCTTACAAGTTGCCTATTTTCCAGGCGGGTCCGAGGGTTTGTCTGGGGAAGGATATGGCTTTTATTCAGATGAAATATGTGGTGGCTTCGATTCTCAGACGGTTTGAGATCAGACCGGTTGGTTCCGGTGAGCCGGTTTTCGTGCCGCGGCTGACGGCTCACATGGCCGGCGGGTTGAAGGTTCTAATCCGCAAGAGAGGGGACTGA
- the LOC103404194 gene encoding SWI/SNF complex component SNF12 homolog: MSMNNNNPPKSLGASSSPFGNIGMGGQSMSANPAFQQSQAQTQIGAGYQGQFQFSQAQAIAQAQSKAHAHAQAQVVNAQFQAQLQAQAMALNQNQAVGIANLGSSSPSFSTPGNGSAKRYPQKPPVRPSGVSPTHMMSPVRTMELNPAARKKKQKLPDKLLQDKVATILPESALYTQLLEFEARVDAALARKKVDIQEALKSPPCIQKTMRIYVFNTFANQVRSIPQKPNADPPTWTLKIVGRILEDGVDPDQPGMVQKSNPFYPKFSSFFKRVTISLDQRLYPENHIILWENARSPAIHEGFEVKRKGDKEFTVNIRLEMNYAPEKYKLSQPLMEVLGIEVETRPRIIASIWHYVKARKLQNQHDPSFFNCDPPLQKVFGEEKMKFTMVSQKISQHLFPPQPIHLEHKIKLSGNSPAGTACYDVLVDVPFPIQRELSALLANSEKNKEIDTCDEAICAAIRKIHEHRRRRAFFLGFSQSPVEFINALIESQNKDLKLVAGVASRSAEKERRSDFFHQPWVEDAVIRYLNRKPGAGGDAAPGSI, translated from the exons ATGTCTATGAACAATAATAACCCACCTAAGAGTCTCGGAGCCTCTTCGTCGCCCTTTGGCAATATCGGTATGGGAGGGCAATCTATGTCTGCAAACCCAGCATTTCAACAATCACAAGCCCAAACACAGATTGGCGCTGGTTACCAAGGTCAGTTTCAGTTCTCTCAAGCGCAGGCTATTGCCCAGGCTCAGTCAAAAGCCCATGCACATGCCCAAGCTCAAGTGGTTAACGCTCAATTCCAAGCTCAGTTGCAAGCTCAGGCGATGGCCCTTAACCAGAACCAAGCAGTTGGCATTGCGAATTTGGGGTCGTCTTCACCCTCCTTTTCCACACCTGGGAATGGCAGTGCCAAGCGCTACCCCCAAAAACCACCAGTACGCCCTTCTGGTGTTTCTCCTACACACATGATGTCACCTGTGAGAACCATGGAACTCAACCCCGCTGCTCGTAAAAAGAAGCAGAAGCTTCCCGATAAACTGCTACAAGACAAAGTAGCCACCATTCTGCCTGAATCTGCTCTCTACACCCAGCTTCTCGAGTTTGAGGCTCGTGTTGATGCTGCCCTCGCAAGAAAGAAAGTAGACATCCAAGAGGCCCTTAAAAGCCCGCCTTGCATTCAGAAAACGATGCGGATTTATGTTTTTAACACTTTTGCTAATCAGGTTCGCTCGATTCCACAGAAGCCAAATGCTGATCCCCCCACTTGGACACTTAAAATAGTTGGGAGGATCTTGGAAGATGGGGTTGATCCTGACCAGCCTGGAATGGTCCAGAAATCAAATCCCTTTTATCCAAAGTTCTCATCTTTCTTCAAGAGAGTAACAATTTCTTTGGATCAGAGACTATATCCTGAGAATCATATCATTTTGTGGGAAAATGCTAGATCGCCTGCAATTCATGAGGGCTTCGAGGTGAAGAGAAAAGGTGACAAAGAATTTACTGTGAACATACGGTTGGAAATGAATTATGCGCCTGAGAAGTATAAGCTTTCTCAACCATTGATGGAAGTTCTTGGTATTGAGGTTGAAACCCGACCTAGGATTATAGCTTCAATCTGGCACTATGTGAAGGCTAGGAAATTGCAGAACCAGCATGATCCTTCTTTCTTTAACTGTGATCCACCACTTCAAAAAGTATTTGGGGAAGAAAAGATGAAATTCACCATGGTATCGCAGAAGATATCTCAGCATTTGTTCCCCCCGCAACCTATTCATTTGGAGCATAAGATAAAGCTTTCAGGAAATAGTCCAGCTGGAACTGCATGTTATGATGTGTTGGTTGACGTTCCTTTTCCAATTCAAAGGGAACTGTCTGCTCTTTTGGCCAACTCCGAGAAGAacaaagagattgatacctgTGATGAAGCAATATGTGCAGCTATAAGAAAAATCCATGAGCATCGTCGCAGGCGAGCTTTTTTCCTTGGGTTTAGTCAATCTCCTGTAGAATTTATCAATGCACTGATTGAATCTCAAAACAAAGATTTAAAGCTTGTAGCTGGAGTAGCAAGCCGTAGTGCTGAAAAAGAGAGGCGATCAGATTTCTTCCACCAACCATG GGTCGAAGATGCTGTTATCCGGTATCTGAATCGTAAGCCAGGTGCAGGAGGTGATGCTGCTCCTGGAAGCATATGA
- the LOC103421449 gene encoding large ribosomal subunit protein uL22y-like — protein MVKYSREPNNPTKSCKAQGEGLRVHFKNTRETAHAIRKMHLAKAKRYLEDVLAHKQAIPFRRFCRGVGRTAQAKNRQSNGQGRWPVKSANFILDLLKNAESNAEVKGLDVDSLYVSHIQVNQAQKQRRRTYRAHGRINPYMSSPCHIELILSEKEEAVKKEPDTQLAPRKSRKGQALQSGASS, from the exons ATG GTGAAGTACTCGAGGGAGCCCAATAATCCCACCAAGt CCTGCAAGGCCCAGGGCGAGGGTCTAAGAGTTCATTTCaag AACACGAGAGAGACTGCCCATGCCATCAGGAAGATGCATTTGGCAAAGGCCAAAAGGTacttggaagatgttttagccCACAAGCAAGCCATTCCCTTCCGCCGCTTTTGCCGCGGTGTTGGTCGAACTGCGCAGGCGAAGAACCGCCAGTCCAATGGTCAGGGGCGTTGGCCGGTTAAGTCTGCTAATTTCATTCTTGATTTGCTCAAGAATGCCGAGAGCAATGCTGAG GTGAAAGGGCTTGATGTGGATTCGTTGTACGTCTCTCACATCCAGGTCAACCAGGCTCAGAAACAGAGACGCCGCACATATCGTGCTCATGGGAGAATAAATC CTTATATGTCATCTCCCTGCCATATCGAGCTGATTTTGTcagagaaagaagaggcagTAAAGAAAGAG CCTGATACTCAGTTGGCTCCCAGGAAGTCGAGGAAAGGTCAAGCACTGCAGAGCGGTGCTTCCTCTTGA
- the LOC103421448 gene encoding F-box/kelch-repeat protein At3g27150-like produces MEGAEEDESRKLFRDECNNNLCKKWVFASKAGENVGNRGLSRRRFKYSRQLRLEVDGSGSLGTVPCKPQDADYTIPPLIDEVEALILARVPRSEYRKFCTINKRFFALLKSGELYKIRAELGIKEPSVFVSQYGENTWREFDRQFRFCRKLPILPSDSCFMSSDRESLCAGTHLLVSGREIEGVVVWRYDMEANQWGKGPGMISPRCMFASATCGSYGYVAGGMGLASDWKAMDSAERFNPRTKSWEPLPNMKQERMSCSGCFLDNKFYVIGGKDWHGRDLFCAEAFDVEKHTWELIPDMLEADWTTLSNPSPPLIAVVANQLYSLETSTNELKVYLKQSKAWKKLGVVPVRADATSGWGVAFKVLGDELLVIQSSSDANAGGPALIYTCCPDPTADELQWQALEHGHSRPTRFIVNCSVMAA; encoded by the coding sequence ATGGAGGGTGCTGAAGAAGATGAAAGCAGGAAGTTATTTAGGGATGAATGTAATAATAATCTTTGTAAGAAGTGGGTGTTTGCTAGTAAGGCTGGAGAAAATGTTGGAAATCGAGGCCTGAGCCGCCGTAGATTTAAATATTCACGGCAGCTCAGGCTCGAAGTTGATGGTTCTGGTTCCTTAGGGACTGTGCCATGTAAACCGCAGGATGCAGATTATACAATTCCTCCCCTCATTGACGAGGTGGAGGCTTTGATTTTAGCCAGGGTGCCGAGATCAGAGTACCGGAAGTTTTGTACCATAAACAAGCGCTTTTTCGCACTGTTGAAGAGTGGCGAGCTCTACAAGATCAGGGCCGAACTTGGGATCAAAGAGCCCTCTGTGTTTGTGTCGCAATACGGTGAGAATACATGGCGGGAATTTGACAGGCAGTTCAGGTTTTGCAGGAAGCTCCCAATCCTACCGTCTGATTCGTGCTTCATGTCAAGCGATAGGGAGTCTCTTTGCGCTGGGACTCATCTGCTGGTATCCGGCAGGGAGATAGAGGGTGTGGTTGTTTGGAGGTATGACATGGAAGCAAACCAATGGGGCAAGGGTCCCGGCATGATCAGTCCAAGGTGTATGTTTGCTTCCGCAACATGTGGTTCCTACGGATATGTGGCCGGCGGGATGGGATTAGCAAGTGATTGGAAAGCCATGGATTCTGCTGAGAGATTCAATCCCAGGACGAAATCATGGGAGCCTCTTCCGAATATGAAGCAAGAAAGGATGAGTTGCTCCGGCTGTTTCTTGGACAACAAGTTTTATGTGATTGGAGGGAAAGATTGGCATGGAAGAGATCTTTTCTGTGCTGAAGCCTTTGATGTTGAGAAACACACATGGGAACTCATCCCGGACATGCTAGAAGCTGACTGGACAACTCTAAGCAACCCATCTCCGCCACTtattgcggtggtggccaaccAGCTGTACTCTCTTGAAACTTCCACAAATGAGCTCAAGGTGTATCTGAAACAAAGCAAGGCATGGAAGAAATTGGGAGTTGTTCCGGTGAGAGCTGATGCTACTTCCGGATGGGGCGTGGCGTTTAAGGTGCTCGGAGACGAGCTACTTGTCATCCAATCTTCATCAGATGCAAATGCAGGAGGCCCTGCCCTCATATACACTTGCTGCCCTGATCCAACTGCTGATGAATTGCAGTGGCAAGCTCTTGAGCACGGCCACAGCCGCCCTACCCGCTTCATTGTTAATTGTTCCGTCATGGCTGCTTGA
- the LOC103404196 gene encoding small ribosomal subunit protein bS21c-like, producing the protein MAASSALCNLFSLLSPSKPPQPKLPPTQLSILQTQKPRDWLVSLAAQGSHSASSSSSIESVICPSLAHANVLFFKSAYNVQVIVDDNEPEERLLGRFRREVMKAGVIQEVKRRRYFENKQDEKKRRTRDAAKRNKRSRRPFSRPFQQKPEVPEAKKSDDDGDNWDLPQGGIPY; encoded by the exons ATGGCTGCCTCATCCGCTCTCTGCAACTTGTTCTCCCTCCTCAGCCCCTCAAAGCCACCGCAACCCAAACTCCCACCGACCCAGCTCTCCATTTTACAGACCCAGAAGCCCAGAGACTGGCTGGTTTCCCTGGCTGCCCAAGGGTCCcactctgcttcttcttcttcgtcgatAGAGTCTGTGATTTGCCCCTCTCTGGCTCACGCCAACGTCCTCTTCTTCAAGTCGGCGTACAATGTGCAGGTGATTGTCGACGACAACGAGCCCGAGGAGCGGCTGCTTGGCAGGTTCCGGCGGGAGGTCATGAAGGCCGGAGTTATTCAGGAGGTTAAGAGGAGGAGGTACTTTGAGAACAAGCAGGATGAGAAGAAGCGCCGGACCCGCGACGCCGCGAAGCGAAACAAGAGAAG CCGGCGACCCTTCTCAAGACCCTTTCAGCAGAAGCCAGAAGTCCCTGAAGCCAAGAAGAGCGATGATGACGGAGATAACTGGGATCTTCCTCAAGGAGGCATACCTTACTGA